From the Sphingomonas mesophila genome, one window contains:
- a CDS encoding SurA N-terminal domain-containing protein, producing the protein MSKSFLRASVAIILSVAVAGCGDQGKAGPSGQVVAEVDGEEITLSELNSEMLANNLGKESEDPAVRQATVQRLIARKMLVKAAREAGLHKTSQFILSRQRAEENELAGMAQQEVMSKIEPPSREEALKFIKDNPAIFDNRKLMILEQIRFPQPANANDVKFLERAKSLNEVAELLKQAAIRYERTPTVFDTTSVARELADRIDSLPPGEVFIISTGQLVLASVIREKQPAAIPVEARIQYASQILQQRRVSEAIEKQVAQLKSKAKISYQPGFGPKSPEKPTS; encoded by the coding sequence GTGTCGAAGAGTTTTTTGCGCGCGTCTGTTGCGATCATTCTGAGCGTTGCCGTCGCGGGCTGCGGCGATCAAGGCAAAGCGGGGCCATCGGGTCAGGTGGTTGCCGAGGTAGACGGTGAAGAAATCACCTTGTCCGAGCTCAACAGCGAGATGCTTGCTAACAATCTCGGGAAGGAATCCGAAGACCCTGCGGTGCGGCAAGCAACCGTCCAGCGCCTGATTGCGCGCAAGATGCTGGTCAAAGCGGCTCGAGAGGCTGGATTGCATAAGACCAGCCAATTTATCCTGTCGCGCCAACGGGCCGAGGAAAATGAGCTCGCCGGAATGGCTCAGCAAGAAGTGATGAGCAAAATTGAACCCCCCAGCCGTGAGGAGGCGCTGAAGTTCATCAAGGACAATCCGGCGATCTTCGACAACCGCAAGCTGATGATCCTCGAGCAGATCCGCTTTCCGCAGCCGGCTAATGCCAATGACGTGAAATTCCTCGAGCGGGCCAAGTCGCTTAACGAGGTTGCGGAATTGCTGAAGCAGGCCGCGATCCGCTACGAGCGCACGCCGACCGTCTTCGACACCACAAGCGTGGCCCGCGAATTGGCGGATCGGATCGACAGTCTTCCGCCAGGCGAAGTGTTCATTATTTCAACTGGCCAGCTCGTTCTTGCGAGTGTAATCCGCGAAAAGCAGCCGGCTGCGATCCCGGTGGAGGCGCGCATTCAATATGCTAGCCAGATTCTCCAGCAACGGCGGGTCAGCGAGGCCATCGAGAAGCAGGTTGCGCAGCTGAAGTCGAAGGCGAAAATCAGCTATCAACCGGGCTTCGGACCGAAGTCGCCTGAAAAACCGACCAGCTAG
- the xrtV gene encoding exosortase V, producing MSSTVPGAGNSVQSSLRSLADRARWLGPHWILLLGFAALALPTFFDLANIVWSTEDGAHGPIILASGLWLLARQSPELAKAAQSPPLWLAIGALGSALLVYLFGRLVGVIGIETGGLMLSVVALVFAFGGTPALRAAWFPLFYLAFLVPLPDTVVALLTQPMKLGISNAATQLLQAVGYPIANTGVTLQVGPYELLVAQACSGLNTVISLSAVGLLYIYLLHRTDWRYAMLLLLFVLPAAILANFVRVLLLILLTYHAGDGVAQGFLHNAAGIFTFAIALGTVFVIDHLLAPVRARWARR from the coding sequence ATGTCATCGACAGTCCCCGGCGCGGGCAACTCCGTGCAGTCCTCGTTGCGATCACTTGCCGACCGAGCCCGCTGGCTTGGGCCGCACTGGATCTTGTTGCTGGGCTTCGCCGCGCTGGCGCTACCGACCTTCTTCGATCTGGCGAACATCGTCTGGTCGACCGAGGATGGCGCGCACGGACCGATCATCCTTGCGTCGGGGCTGTGGTTGCTTGCGCGGCAATCTCCCGAGCTTGCCAAGGCCGCGCAGTCCCCTCCCCTTTGGCTTGCAATAGGCGCGCTGGGCAGTGCGTTGCTGGTCTATCTGTTTGGGCGACTGGTTGGCGTTATCGGAATCGAAACCGGCGGCCTGATGCTCAGCGTCGTGGCGCTGGTCTTCGCGTTCGGCGGCACGCCCGCGCTGCGGGCCGCCTGGTTTCCCTTATTCTATCTCGCTTTTCTGGTCCCACTCCCCGACACCGTCGTGGCTTTGCTGACCCAGCCGATGAAGCTCGGCATTTCGAACGCCGCGACCCAGCTTCTGCAAGCGGTCGGCTATCCGATCGCGAATACCGGAGTTACCCTGCAGGTCGGGCCGTATGAGCTTCTCGTCGCGCAAGCCTGCTCGGGGCTAAACACCGTGATCAGCCTGTCGGCCGTTGGTTTGCTCTACATCTATCTGCTGCACCGCACCGACTGGCGCTATGCGATGCTGCTGCTGCTGTTCGTCCTGCCCGCTGCGATTCTGGCAAACTTCGTCAGGGTTCTCCTCCTGATCCTCCTGACCTATCACGCCGGCGACGGCGTTGCTCAAGGGTTCCTCCACAACGCGGCCGGGATCTTCACGTTCGCTATTGCGCTAGGCACGGTGTTCGTGATCGACCATTTGCTCGCGCCCGTGCGCGCTCGCTGGGCCCGGCGGTGA
- a CDS encoding XrtV sorting system accessory protein has translation METVYDWITVAIFAGLVVLFLQRSASEQPGDSLVHYLLAGVGLAFVNYLGNEENHLAAVIALVGVLAFIQWTLRPLDSAKS, from the coding sequence GTGGAGACTGTATACGATTGGATCACCGTGGCGATTTTTGCCGGGCTGGTCGTGCTTTTCCTGCAGCGCTCCGCCAGCGAGCAACCCGGCGACAGCCTGGTTCACTATCTCTTGGCAGGTGTGGGGCTGGCGTTCGTCAATTACCTCGGCAACGAGGAAAATCATCTTGCTGCGGTGATTGCGCTGGTCGGCGTCCTCGCCTTCATCCAGTGGACTCTACGGCCGCTCGACAGCGCCAAATCCTGA
- the epsI gene encoding exosortase-associated protein EpsI, V-type produces MSERVSGPALTRRSIILGGMSLATAVGAAGLAMRARTQTPVERPLGGELPSRIGDWVEAEEGGIVRPAEGAKDSIYDQEVSRVFLAPDRPGIMLLVAYGSTQSDTLQVHRPEFCYPAAGFEIRDRQSVSQLVAPGVSVPATFFTAVRGERTEQVLYWVRLGRHFPASWARQHLARIENSLQGVVTDGILVRASVIDIDAARSRALLSKFLAGLSRDASPVGRQALIGRPE; encoded by the coding sequence GTGAGCGAACGCGTGTCCGGCCCGGCGCTGACTCGTCGGAGCATCATCCTCGGCGGGATGAGCCTGGCGACCGCAGTTGGCGCGGCCGGCCTGGCTATGCGGGCGCGTACGCAAACCCCGGTCGAGCGCCCGCTCGGCGGCGAGCTCCCCTCTCGGATCGGTGACTGGGTGGAGGCCGAAGAAGGCGGCATCGTGCGGCCGGCGGAAGGCGCCAAGGATAGTATCTACGACCAGGAAGTAAGTCGCGTCTTCCTCGCGCCCGACCGGCCCGGCATCATGCTGCTGGTCGCCTATGGCAGCACCCAAAGCGACACGCTTCAGGTTCATCGACCGGAATTCTGCTATCCTGCCGCCGGATTTGAGATCCGGGACCGGCAATCCGTCAGCCAGCTTGTCGCGCCGGGTGTCAGTGTGCCTGCGACTTTCTTCACTGCCGTTCGCGGTGAGCGGACCGAGCAGGTGCTGTATTGGGTTCGGCTGGGCAGGCACTTTCCGGCTTCCTGGGCCCGCCAGCATCTCGCGCGGATCGAGAACAGCTTGCAGGGCGTCGTCACCGACGGCATCCTGGTACGAGCTTCGGTTATCGATATCGACGCCGCAAGATCGCGGGCGCTGCTAAGCAAGTTTCTGGCCGGACTAAGTCGTGACGCGTCTCCGGTGGGCCGGCAAGCCTTGATCGGCCGGCCCGAATAG
- a CDS encoding PEPxxWA-CTERM sorting domain-containing protein — MKTRVRHIVLAASLAFTSPAMAATTLNFTGTTAVVPSYSTSSGSLGVTATAYTYTGAPSLLDGMNLSSLTSSTQLSRSVNGIGVCTEGGSAAGTSGECPQVDTNGSTNEALLLNFTGGSNISISNAVLNIVDLDDTLGIYGVALNGTLDFLGFNNFIATGGAGFTSTLTNAGLTQYSLVFNPAVSGFSRYLFTSTRDTADGYRLRSLTIAAVPEPEIWAMLLLGFGAIGFQMRRRNQLRTVTA; from the coding sequence ATGAAGACGCGAGTCAGGCACATTGTGCTGGCGGCATCCCTGGCGTTCACGTCGCCGGCGATGGCTGCCACAACACTGAATTTCACCGGCACCACGGCAGTCGTGCCGTCGTATTCCACATCTTCGGGTTCGTTGGGAGTTACTGCTACTGCCTATACGTACACTGGGGCACCTTCTTTACTCGACGGGATGAACCTCTCGTCTCTGACTAGCAGCACGCAGCTGAGCCGCAGTGTGAATGGTATCGGCGTATGCACCGAAGGCGGAAGTGCAGCAGGAACGAGCGGCGAGTGCCCTCAAGTCGATACCAACGGAAGCACCAATGAGGCGCTCCTCCTCAACTTCACGGGAGGGAGCAACATCAGTATCTCCAACGCGGTTCTGAACATCGTCGACTTGGACGATACGCTCGGGATTTACGGTGTGGCGCTCAATGGGACGCTCGATTTTCTCGGCTTTAATAACTTTATTGCCACCGGCGGAGCTGGTTTTACCTCGACGCTGACAAACGCAGGGCTGACGCAATACAGCCTGGTCTTCAATCCCGCCGTCTCGGGGTTCTCCCGGTATTTGTTCACGTCAACGCGCGACACCGCAGATGGGTATCGCCTTCGGTCGCTGACGATCGCCGCGGTCCCTGAGCCCGAGATTTGGGCGATGCTGCTTCTTGGGTTCGGAGCGATCGGTTTCCAGATGCGCCGGCGCAACCAGCTGCGGACGGTCACCGCCTAA
- a CDS encoding PEPxxWA-CTERM sorting domain-containing protein, with protein MLSRFVCIVAILALGSAPASAELLDFTQQSKAGTTSSPMTFSSGGVTVALSAYTFANGVNPATLGGSNIGSPTFSSSILSYSDRGVGVCSSGETGGPQGNSEGCPEVDSADEQSKKVTNYNEGLLLTFTGAPTVNLLGTVLNRVDQYDTLGIYGVSTLGNLAFLGFAGTIMNPTNGFTVAKIGSNTNTQHVLTFTPALQGYSRYFFTTTTNSSLPTRGDGYRLAAMTVAAVPEPATWAMMLIGFGFIGMQMRRSRRRFAVAV; from the coding sequence TTGTTGAGTCGCTTCGTCTGCATTGTTGCAATCCTTGCGCTCGGATCCGCACCGGCTTCCGCCGAACTATTGGACTTCACCCAGCAGTCGAAGGCCGGCACGACCAGCTCGCCAATGACGTTCTCGTCAGGCGGCGTTACCGTTGCCTTAAGCGCCTACACTTTTGCCAACGGGGTCAACCCGGCCACGCTTGGCGGGTCGAATATCGGCTCGCCGACCTTCAGCTCCTCGATCCTGAGCTATAGCGACCGTGGAGTCGGCGTCTGCTCGAGCGGAGAAACTGGCGGGCCGCAGGGTAACAGCGAAGGCTGCCCCGAGGTCGACAGTGCCGACGAACAAAGCAAGAAAGTCACCAATTACAACGAAGGCCTGCTGCTGACCTTTACCGGTGCGCCCACGGTCAATCTGCTGGGCACCGTGCTCAATCGGGTCGACCAGTACGACACGCTCGGCATCTACGGCGTCAGCACCCTTGGCAACCTGGCCTTCCTCGGCTTTGCCGGAACGATCATGAACCCTACCAACGGGTTCACGGTGGCGAAGATCGGCAGCAATACCAACACCCAGCACGTGCTGACCTTCACGCCCGCGCTTCAGGGATATTCGCGCTACTTTTTCACGACCACGACCAACAGCAGCCTTCCCACCAGGGGCGACGGGTACCGCCTCGCAGCGATGACGGTCGCGGCCGTGCCTGAGCCGGCCACCTGGGCAATGATGCTGATCGGGTTCGGATTCATTGGAATGCAAATGCGCCGCTCGCGGCGGCGTTTTGCTGTGGCGGTATGA